One Brachyspira pilosicoli P43/6/78 genomic window carries:
- a CDS encoding phosphatase PAP2 family protein, whose protein sequence is MEQQNNINNQDEDIKKNDVELHRKRLKRKKLKKILKRRRKKKRIAYINSLPLIKLLSKIDDKLFLKIFKDNRKGYFKSFMKFMSRLGDGYVWAGIYLIFYMFRIDYALVYFSRALTAAIICIFVFLYTKNFFSRIRPYKKHGKIPIMYPPDKHSFPSGHTMVAFAISFSMGSYSLYSVLLFYSIAFLIAFSRVYVGLHYPFDVISGIISGTIIGACTNLLFYYITGLPMIGHL, encoded by the coding sequence ATGGAACAGCAAAATAATATAAATAATCAAGACGAAGATATAAAAAAAAATGATGTAGAGTTGCATAGAAAAAGGCTTAAAAGAAAAAAATTAAAAAAAATATTAAAGCGTAGAAGAAAGAAAAAAAGAATAGCATATATCAACAGTCTTCCATTAATAAAACTATTATCCAAAATAGATGACAAATTATTTTTAAAGATTTTTAAAGATAATAGAAAAGGCTATTTTAAAAGTTTTATGAAGTTTATGAGCAGGCTTGGTGATGGTTATGTGTGGGCTGGTATTTATCTTATATTTTATATGTTTAGAATAGATTATGCTTTAGTATATTTTTCTCGTGCATTAACAGCAGCTATTATATGTATATTTGTTTTTTTATACACCAAGAATTTTTTCAGCCGTATTCGTCCATATAAAAAGCATGGCAAAATACCTATAATGTATCCTCCAGATAAGCATTCTTTTCCATCTGGACACACTATGGTAGCTTTTGCAATATCTTTTTCTATGGGAAGCTATAGTTTATATTCTGTTTTATTATTTTATAGCATTGCTTTTTTAATAGCATTCAGCAGAGTTTATGTTGGACTTCATTATCCTTTTGATGTTATATCTGGAATAATATCAGGCACTATTATAGGGGCATGTACTAATTTGCTTTTTTATTATATAACAGGTCTTCCTATGATTGGTCATCTTTGA
- a CDS encoding flagellin: MIINNNVSALNANRQLNLTGNQMTKTIAQLSSGMRINTAGDDASGLAVSEKMRSQYRGLQQATRNAQNGISFIQTTEGYLNETTNIMQRMRELAIQSANGIYSDSDRALIQVEVNQLVAEVDRIASQAEFNKMNMLTGRFAADAQTPMTFHIGANMDQRVSVNIGAMTAANLQVGGDTPISISSVETANQALGRIDEGIQMVVAQRAELGAVQNRMESMVKSLMIATENTIASESVIRDADMAQAMVAYTREQILQQTGAAMLANANMKNQSIMRIIG; the protein is encoded by the coding sequence ATGATTATCAACAATAATGTTTCTGCATTAAATGCAAACAGGCAGTTAAATTTAACTGGCAATCAAATGACAAAAACAATTGCTCAACTTTCAAGTGGTATGAGAATCAATACTGCAGGAGACGATGCTTCTGGATTAGCAGTATCTGAAAAAATGCGTTCTCAATACCGTGGTTTACAACAAGCTACTAGAAATGCTCAAAACGGTATATCTTTCATTCAAACAACTGAAGGTTATTTAAATGAAACTACTAACATTATGCAAAGAATGAGAGAATTAGCTATTCAGTCTGCTAACGGTATATATTCTGATAGCGACAGAGCTTTAATTCAAGTAGAAGTTAATCAATTAGTAGCTGAAGTTGACAGAATCGCTTCTCAAGCTGAATTCAACAAAATGAACATGTTAACAGGTCGTTTTGCTGCTGATGCTCAAACTCCTATGACTTTCCACATTGGTGCTAATATGGATCAAAGAGTATCTGTAAATATCGGTGCTATGACTGCTGCTAACTTACAAGTTGGTGGTGATACTCCTATTTCTATTTCTTCTGTTGAAACTGCTAACCAAGCTTTAGGAAGAATAGATGAAGGTATTCAAATGGTAGTAGCTCAAAGAGCTGAATTAGGTGCTGTTCAAAACAGAATGGAATCTATGGTAAAAAGCTTAATGATAGCTACTGAAAACACTATCGCTTCTGAAAGTGTTATAAGAGACGCTGATATGGCTCAAGCTATGGTTGCTTATACTCGTGAACAAATCTTACAACAAACTGGTGCTGCTATGTTAGCTAATGCTAATATGAAAAATCAGTCTATAATGAGAATTATAGGATAA
- a CDS encoding peptidase M30, with protein sequence MMKKIFVLILISLNTLILNANINSILNQNKTYEIYKADYKEKTFNAVRYINNNYSKDKIKAKNIYSTSSIDVYLENGLTVDEKILKEILSQTMKAYELEKYLYGNIKTKLILLIMDINGGHTGAKPYMQGYSIFEGNYNEIENENKNIIFLDYINGWDNVDSVLNTIIHELQHIIHYSNLRESKKTDFDVWVDEALSEAAVIAYRGYLPENRLQYYNSDSMYLITKGDYFVNWSSGYTVHKYATVSLFMYWLAIHSKNGFEIYKDIANAPEEYKHTYKAILYAANKNIKQFKDWSELYATWLEANYKNETSGLYGYKGIINTKPKVITASANFPMSPGAAIYVQGDFFSDDKLLRYVELGNNVYVVYNPDVNAKGKDRYLILNSYY encoded by the coding sequence ATGATGAAAAAAATCTTTGTATTAATCTTAATATCATTAAACACATTAATACTAAATGCAAACATCAATAGCATATTAAATCAAAATAAAACCTACGAAATATATAAAGCTGATTATAAAGAAAAAACATTTAATGCTGTAAGATATATTAATAACAATTATTCAAAAGATAAAATAAAAGCAAAAAATATATACTCAACTTCAAGTATAGATGTGTATTTAGAAAATGGACTAACAGTAGATGAAAAAATATTAAAAGAAATATTATCTCAAACAATGAAAGCATATGAATTAGAAAAATATTTATACGGAAATATAAAAACGAAATTAATACTTCTTATAATGGATATAAACGGCGGACACACAGGAGCTAAACCATATATGCAAGGCTACTCCATATTTGAAGGTAATTATAATGAAATAGAAAACGAAAACAAAAATATAATATTTTTAGATTATATAAACGGCTGGGATAATGTTGATTCTGTATTAAACACAATAATTCATGAACTTCAGCATATAATTCATTACAGCAATTTGAGAGAAAGCAAAAAAACAGATTTTGATGTGTGGGTGGACGAAGCATTATCCGAAGCAGCAGTAATAGCATACAGAGGATATTTACCAGAAAATCGTCTTCAATACTATAACAGTGATTCTATGTATCTTATAACCAAAGGAGATTATTTTGTTAATTGGTCTAGCGGATACACTGTGCATAAATATGCAACTGTTTCACTTTTTATGTATTGGCTAGCTATACATTCAAAAAACGGCTTTGAAATATATAAAGACATAGCAAACGCACCAGAAGAATATAAACACACTTACAAAGCAATTCTATATGCTGCAAATAAAAACATAAAGCAGTTTAAAGATTGGAGCGAACTATATGCTACTTGGCTTGAAGCTAATTATAAAAATGAAACAAGCGGTTTATATGGATATAAAGGAATAATAAACACAAAACCAAAAGTGATAACAGCATCTGCCAACTTCCCAATGTCTCCGGGAGCTGCAATATATGTACAGGGAGATTTTTTCTCTGATGACAAACTTCTTAGATATGTTGAGCTTGGCAACAATGTTTATGTGGTTTATAATCCAGATGTTAATGCTAAAGGCAAAGACAGATATTTGATACTAAACTCATATTATTGA
- a CDS encoding SWIM zinc finger family protein, translating into MNDELFQKLKELERYCKEDFLISLTNKGIYNRALKDFEKIKDIINIKFDDDNIKVSFEDVEVIFKNDEIKNSVCSCPSKTICKHVIISILYIKDYLSKIDYNSKEEESFNKNNFDYIINISVDELKKISSKKNFEYALDIFKNTPEINIKEDKILEIKLKEAVIYFEKNSRIEKSICSICKDNNLCYHKIAAILKYKEFYNNLEDIKEEYKQIDYNLISFSKMFVEDIFKKGIYSCNENDFDKAEYIATQLLIKDIPSLSKLFRSVANGIDAMINKKAYFNKLLMFNTIAKIYNLIRYIEASDNETLNKLIGEKKSKYVENRYSEFIGIGAYPFVFSSGYMGSTSYVYNLNNKEIYSISNIMPTFYESNNNFSIYDNIKLNYTKKNINNLSIEDLSKNKSSIENFRTNNDNKISLNKSTNFQLKERVNFKFIDSIKKDLEDIFFESYEKIKNISFDYGYFFKKENYKIIITEFERIENIRFDKINQIFYFDILNSKKETLTLSIKYNNINKHGIKFIKNYKNSKIDKDKFIVLKKSNFAIKPISIININAVINIYF; encoded by the coding sequence ATGAATGATGAGTTGTTTCAAAAATTAAAAGAATTAGAAAGATATTGCAAAGAAGACTTTCTTATATCCCTTACAAATAAAGGCATATACAACAGAGCTTTAAAAGATTTTGAAAAGATTAAAGATATTATAAATATAAAATTTGATGATGATAATATAAAAGTCTCTTTTGAAGATGTAGAAGTAATATTTAAAAATGATGAAATAAAAAACTCAGTATGTTCCTGCCCATCAAAAACTATTTGTAAGCATGTAATAATATCAATTCTATATATAAAAGATTATCTCTCTAAAATAGATTATAATTCTAAAGAAGAAGAGTCTTTTAATAAAAATAATTTTGACTACATAATAAATATTTCAGTAGATGAATTAAAAAAAATCTCAAGCAAAAAAAACTTTGAATATGCATTGGATATTTTTAAAAATACTCCAGAAATAAATATAAAAGAAGATAAAATATTAGAAATAAAATTAAAAGAAGCTGTAATTTATTTTGAAAAAAACAGCCGTATAGAAAAATCAATCTGCTCTATCTGTAAGGATAATAATTTATGCTATCATAAAATAGCAGCCATATTAAAATACAAAGAGTTTTATAATAATCTTGAAGATATAAAAGAAGAATATAAACAAATAGATTATAATTTAATTTCATTTTCAAAAATGTTTGTAGAAGATATTTTTAAAAAGGGAATATACTCCTGCAATGAAAATGATTTTGATAAGGCAGAATATATTGCTACACAATTATTAATAAAAGATATACCATCACTTTCAAAACTTTTTAGAAGTGTTGCTAATGGAATTGATGCTATGATTAATAAAAAAGCTTATTTTAATAAATTATTGATGTTTAATACGATTGCCAAAATTTATAATTTAATAAGATATATAGAGGCTTCAGATAATGAAACATTAAATAAACTAATAGGAGAGAAAAAAAGCAAATATGTAGAAAATAGATATTCTGAGTTTATTGGAATAGGTGCTTATCCATTTGTTTTTTCAAGCGGATATATGGGTTCTACTTCTTATGTTTATAATTTGAATAATAAAGAAATATATTCTATATCAAATATAATGCCTACTTTTTATGAAAGCAATAATAATTTTAGTATTTATGACAATATAAAATTAAATTACACAAAAAAGAATATTAATAATTTATCAATAGAAGATTTATCAAAAAATAAAAGCAGTATTGAAAATTTTAGAACCAATAATGACAATAAAATCTCATTAAATAAAAGTACTAATTTTCAATTAAAAGAACGTGTTAATTTTAAGTTTATTGATTCTATAAAAAAAGATTTAGAAGATATTTTTTTTGAAAGCTATGAGAAAATAAAAAATATTAGTTTTGATTATGGTTATTTTTTTAAAAAAGAAAATTATAAAATAATTATCACAGAGTTTGAAAGAATTGAAAATATAAGATTTGATAAGATTAATCAGATATTTTATTTTGATATATTAAACAGCAAAAAAGAAACTCTAACGCTTAGTATAAAATATAATAATATAAACAAGCATGGAATAAAGTTTATAAAAAATTATAAGAACTCAAAGATTGACAAAGATAAATTTATAGTTCTTAAAAAGAGTAATTTTGCAATAAAGCCAATTAGTATAATAAATATTAATGCAGTTATAAATATATATTTTTAA
- the ruvC gene encoding crossover junction endodeoxyribonuclease RuvC gives MITLGIDPGFARCGYAFVESKNSEYKIVNSGLIETFSNEKYNQRLSFIYTQLDSLIKQYKPDNASIEELFFSKNTKTAIKVAEARGVIILALTLNNIEFREYKPREIKSQITGNGNANKDAVIKMVNLFTGSNIKQDDTADAVAIALAHASRNRILK, from the coding sequence ATGATAACTTTAGGTATAGACCCGGGATTTGCTAGATGCGGTTATGCTTTTGTAGAGTCTAAAAACTCGGAGTACAAAATAGTAAATTCTGGGCTTATCGAAACCTTTTCAAACGAAAAATATAATCAAAGACTTTCATTTATATATACTCAATTAGATTCACTTATTAAACAATACAAACCAGACAATGCTTCAATAGAAGAGCTTTTCTTTTCAAAGAATACTAAAACTGCAATAAAAGTTGCTGAGGCAAGAGGTGTTATAATATTAGCACTTACTTTAAATAATATAGAGTTTAGAGAATATAAGCCAAGAGAAATAAAATCACAAATAACAGGAAATGGAAACGCTAATAAAGATGCTGTTATAAAAATGGTTAATCTTTTTACAGGCTCGAATATTAAGCAAGATGACACTGCTGATGCTGTAGCTATTGCTTTGGCACATGCTTCAAGAAACAGAATTTTGAAATAA
- the purM gene encoding phosphoribosylformylglycinamidine cyclo-ligase, producing the protein MSVSYEESGVSREEGYKAVSLMKEVVAKTMNNNVLNNIGSFGAMYELGKYSNPVLVSGTDGVGTKLEIAFSMKKYDTVGIDAVAMCVNDVLCHGAKPIFFLDYLACGKLNSETAALIVKGIADGCYDAGAALIGGETAEMPGFYKEGDYDIAGFCVGVVEKDKIIDGSKVKEDDVIIGIASSGFHSNGFSLIRKLVRDYNATFEDKKIGEVLLTPTRIYVKTILKLLEKYNIKGMAHITGGGLIENVPRAFKKDYKAVINKNSFNTPEIFKYIQYLGNIKEEEMYNTFNMGIGFVIIVDKDEKDNIINELKEMKETVYEIGHIEKNNGESSGICLI; encoded by the coding sequence ATGTCTGTTTCTTATGAAGAAAGCGGTGTAAGCAGAGAAGAAGGCTATAAAGCTGTATCTCTCATGAAAGAAGTAGTTGCAAAAACTATGAACAACAATGTATTAAATAACATTGGAAGTTTTGGGGCTATGTATGAACTTGGTAAATACTCTAACCCTGTTTTAGTATCTGGTACTGACGGAGTAGGTACTAAATTAGAAATTGCATTTTCAATGAAAAAATATGATACTGTTGGAATTGATGCGGTAGCTATGTGTGTTAATGACGTGCTTTGTCATGGGGCTAAGCCTATTTTCTTTTTGGATTATCTTGCTTGCGGAAAACTTAATAGTGAAACTGCTGCCCTTATAGTAAAAGGTATAGCTGATGGGTGCTATGATGCTGGTGCTGCTTTGATTGGGGGAGAAACTGCTGAGATGCCTGGTTTTTACAAAGAAGGCGATTATGATATTGCTGGTTTTTGTGTAGGCGTTGTTGAAAAAGATAAAATTATAGACGGAAGTAAGGTTAAAGAAGATGATGTTATAATAGGAATAGCTTCTTCTGGTTTTCATAGCAATGGTTTTTCTCTTATAAGAAAATTGGTAAGAGATTATAATGCTACATTTGAAGATAAAAAAATTGGTGAAGTACTTCTTACACCTACTAGAATATATGTTAAAACAATTCTTAAATTACTAGAAAAATACAATATTAAAGGTATGGCTCATATTACAGGAGGCGGATTAATAGAGAATGTTCCTAGAGCTTTCAAAAAAGATTATAAGGCTGTGATAAATAAAAATAGTTTTAATACGCCTGAAATATTTAAGTATATTCAATATCTTGGAAACATAAAAGAAGAAGAAATGTATAATACTTTTAATATGGGTATTGGTTTTGTAATTATTGTTGATAAAGATGAAAAAGATAATATTATAAATGAATTAAAAGAAATGAAAGAAACTGTTTATGAGATTGGACATATAGAAAAAAATAATGGAGAAAGCAGCGGAATATGTTTAATATAG
- a CDS encoding SIR2 family NAD-dependent protein deacylase, whose product MIDYKEIADKIKASKYAVAFTGAGISVESGVPPFRGENGLWEKHGSQFAEISYFTRHPKESWHSLKKVFYEPIDNVKPNKAHLVLAELEKKGIMRSVITQNIDNLHQEAGSKIVYELHGTAQYAVCMKCHNKYKIDKKILSMDPPTCENCNSILKPNFVFFGEALPTYDFQSSVEDAQKCDLFIIIGTGGEVMPAAQIPHIAKRAGATIMEINPEPSNFTNSIVDIYIKEKAGVAFTEIEKYL is encoded by the coding sequence ATGATAGATTATAAAGAGATAGCAGACAAAATAAAAGCATCAAAATATGCCGTAGCATTCACTGGTGCTGGCATAAGTGTAGAAAGCGGAGTGCCTCCTTTTAGGGGAGAAAATGGGCTTTGGGAAAAACATGGAAGCCAATTTGCTGAAATTTCATACTTCACAAGACACCCTAAAGAATCTTGGCATTCATTAAAAAAGGTATTCTACGAACCTATAGACAACGTTAAGCCTAATAAAGCTCATTTAGTATTAGCAGAATTAGAAAAAAAAGGCATAATGCGTTCTGTAATCACTCAAAATATAGATAATCTTCATCAAGAAGCAGGAAGCAAAATTGTATATGAACTTCATGGTACTGCACAATATGCTGTATGTATGAAATGTCATAATAAATATAAAATAGATAAAAAAATATTATCAATGGACCCTCCTACTTGCGAAAATTGTAATTCCATATTAAAGCCGAATTTTGTATTTTTTGGAGAGGCTTTACCAACTTATGATTTTCAAAGCTCTGTAGAAGACGCTCAAAAATGTGATTTATTTATCATAATAGGCACAGGCGGCGAGGTTATGCCTGCAGCTCAGATTCCTCATATAGCAAAGAGAGCCGGTGCAACAATAATGGAGATTAACCCAGAGCCTTCTAATTTTACAAACTCAATAGTTGATATTTATATAAAAGAGAAAGCAGGCGTTGCATTCACAGAAATAGAGAAATATTTATAA
- a CDS encoding peptidase U32 family protein produces the protein MELLAPAGNKEKLEVAYHYGADAAYIGGALFNLRHQSKNTTIEELAQCSDIAKSLNKKIYLTLNAFLHEYDKNNLKDYLKEISSLNIDAFIVSDLGVLAAVKEVMPDATIHISTQASVTNSYSCKIYESLGASRIILARELSLDEIKEIRDNTDLELESFVHGAVCMSYSGRCLLSNFLNNRDANGGECSQVCRWNFKTYIEEKTRPGEFMEIEEGDDHSTILSSRDLQMAEYLHLLQKAGIDSIKIEGRMKSVYYVANTVRVYRVLLDLLEKIGYESYDEAIKKEPIASYLKELDTISRRESDTGFYFGRDNIKPTLKGYLKGRRLMGMIADDSEEYAKITVYNTIKNGDELIYIGKDFLKHNDNRFKLFIKTEENEFIEVDNIRNVDNAYIKSSVHNFKKYDIITIEE, from the coding sequence ATGGAATTACTAGCACCAGCAGGCAATAAAGAAAAATTGGAAGTAGCATATCATTATGGAGCAGATGCAGCTTATATAGGAGGTGCTTTATTTAATTTAAGACATCAAAGCAAAAACACAACCATAGAAGAACTTGCTCAATGTTCAGATATTGCTAAAAGCCTAAACAAAAAAATATACCTTACATTAAATGCTTTCCTACATGAATATGATAAAAATAATTTAAAAGATTATTTAAAAGAAATATCAAGTTTAAATATAGATGCTTTTATAGTTTCTGACTTAGGAGTGTTGGCAGCAGTTAAAGAAGTTATGCCAGATGCCACTATTCACATAAGCACACAAGCATCAGTTACAAATAGTTATTCTTGCAAAATATATGAAAGCCTTGGAGCAAGCAGAATAATATTAGCAAGAGAGTTATCACTTGATGAGATAAAAGAAATTAGAGATAATACTGATTTGGAATTAGAGAGTTTTGTGCATGGGGCAGTATGTATGTCTTATTCTGGAAGATGCTTACTTTCAAACTTTTTAAATAACAGAGATGCAAACGGCGGAGAATGCTCACAAGTTTGCAGATGGAATTTTAAAACATACATAGAAGAGAAAACAAGACCAGGCGAGTTTATGGAGATAGAAGAGGGTGATGACCATTCTACAATATTGAGCAGCAGAGATTTACAAATGGCAGAATATTTGCATTTACTTCAGAAGGCTGGAATTGATTCTATAAAAATTGAAGGCAGAATGAAGAGTGTTTATTATGTTGCTAATACTGTGAGAGTTTATAGAGTATTACTAGATTTACTTGAAAAAATCGGCTATGAATCCTACGATGAAGCTATAAAAAAAGAGCCTATTGCAAGTTATTTAAAAGAGTTAGACACAATAAGCAGAAGAGAAAGCGATACAGGTTTTTATTTTGGGCGTGATAACATAAAGCCAACATTAAAAGGATATCTAAAAGGCAGAAGGCTTATGGGTATGATTGCAGATGACAGCGAAGAATATGCAAAAATAACTGTTTATAACACAATTAAAAATGGAGATGAATTAATTTATATAGGCAAAGATTTTTTAAAGCATAATGATAATAGATTTAAACTATTTATAAAAACAGAAGAAAATGAATTTATAGAAGTTGATAATATTAGAAACGTAGATAATGCTTATATAAAATCAAGTGTTCATAATTTCAAGAAATACGACATTATCACTATAGAAGAATAA
- a CDS encoding YebC/PmpR family DNA-binding transcriptional regulator, which produces MSGHSKWASIKHKKAANDSKKGKIWSKIAKEITIAVKEGGSPDPDQNARLRMVIVKAKGTNMPNDNIDRAIKRGAGAGEGANIEEMSYEGYAPGGVAIIVDVATDNKNRTAAEIRSIFSKNGGNLAENGAVSWQFKKKAVVIIPAAGNTEESLMDIVLDAGAEDIEQDEEVFTITGPMEALSSIVDALKAKNIEPESAEIVRIADNTMTIAENDAKKVMKIISLFEDHDDVSAVATNLEITDNLIEEE; this is translated from the coding sequence ATGTCAGGACACTCCAAGTGGGCTAGTATTAAACATAAAAAAGCCGCAAATGATTCAAAAAAAGGTAAGATTTGGTCAAAAATAGCAAAAGAAATTACAATCGCAGTAAAAGAAGGTGGTAGCCCAGACCCAGACCAAAATGCAAGATTAAGAATGGTTATAGTTAAAGCTAAAGGTACTAACATGCCTAATGATAATATAGACAGAGCCATTAAAAGAGGTGCTGGTGCTGGTGAAGGTGCTAATATAGAAGAAATGTCTTATGAGGGTTATGCTCCAGGCGGCGTTGCAATCATAGTAGATGTTGCTACAGATAATAAAAACAGAACTGCTGCTGAGATAAGATCAATATTCAGCAAAAACGGCGGAAACTTAGCAGAAAACGGTGCTGTTTCTTGGCAATTTAAGAAAAAAGCTGTTGTTATCATTCCTGCTGCTGGTAATACTGAAGAGAGCTTAATGGATATAGTTTTAGATGCTGGTGCTGAAGATATTGAACAAGATGAAGAAGTATTTACTATCACTGGACCTATGGAAGCTTTATCTTCTATAGTTGATGCTTTAAAAGCTAAAAATATTGAGCCTGAAAGTGCTGAAATAGTACGTATTGCTGATAATACTATGACTATAGCTGAAAATGATGCTAAAAAAGTTATGAAAATAATTTCTCTTTTTGAAGATCATGATGATGTTTCTGCTGTAGCTACTAATTTAGAGATTACAGATAACTTAATAGAAGAAGAATAA
- a CDS encoding redox-sensing transcriptional repressor Rex: protein MISRTQIMRLLKYKNALRRMKSFGFIKAYSNNLGDAIGITSVQVRKDFSLFNISGNKKGGYNIDDLLDQIDNILGKQISHNIILIGYGKIGKALVNYRGFENEAIKIIAAFDHNPDKIDRNAPTPILPIDELKDFIINNKIEIAILTVPDLEAQRMFDVICNAGIKGVLNFAPIKLLERPDCIINDVNIADEIESLFYFINDVKLPSSKKSKEKK, encoded by the coding sequence ATGATTAGCAGAACACAGATAATGCGACTATTAAAATATAAAAATGCATTAAGAAGAATGAAGAGTTTTGGTTTTATCAAAGCATATTCCAATAACTTAGGTGATGCAATAGGAATAACCTCTGTCCAGGTAAGAAAAGATTTTTCATTATTTAATATATCCGGCAACAAGAAAGGCGGCTATAATATAGATGATTTATTAGACCAAATAGATAATATATTAGGAAAACAAATATCACATAATATAATATTAATAGGTTACGGAAAAATAGGTAAAGCTTTGGTTAATTACAGAGGCTTTGAAAATGAGGCTATAAAGATAATAGCAGCCTTCGACCATAACCCTGACAAAATAGATAGAAATGCTCCTACACCAATACTTCCTATAGATGAGTTAAAAGATTTTATTATTAACAACAAAATAGAGATAGCAATATTAACAGTTCCAGATTTGGAAGCACAAAGAATGTTTGATGTGATATGTAATGCTGGTATTAAGGGTGTATTAAACTTTGCACCTATAAAATTATTAGAAAGACCAGATTGTATTATTAATGATGTTAATATAGCTGATGAAATAGAGTCATTGTTCTATTTTATCAATGATGTTAAATTGCCTTCTTCAAAGAAATCTAAAGAGAAAAAATAA
- a CDS encoding nicotinamidase, producing MEYKQIVNEDYIAKEENPIKQSDIYKLAEEFAKSSDNKKSENNYAMLIVDAQRDFIDTEKGALPVRGAKQDISRITKFIFENINSISAIYTTIDTHRYDAIFHPCLWKDKEGNDVKPFTEITIEKIENKEVIPVFEDIQIDYVRTLKSQGSQNLIVWPYHCIYATDGWLIEKQLSNMLLFYERAKNTTVNRIVKGTDKFSEMYGAIKQEVVSKYTSNNSHTWIYTMKDYDKIYICGEAKDYCVYETVKQLCEEYDSSVRSKLYVMMNCCSSIGDEIKCNLKYKELSKKYGINLIEI from the coding sequence ATGGAATATAAACAAATAGTTAATGAAGATTATATAGCTAAAGAAGAAAACCCAATCAAACAAAGCGATATATATAAATTGGCAGAAGAGTTTGCTAAAAGCAGCGATAATAAAAAATCAGAAAATAATTATGCAATGCTTATAGTTGATGCTCAGAGAGATTTTATAGATACAGAAAAAGGTGCATTGCCTGTACGCGGTGCTAAACAAGATATTTCAAGAATAACTAAATTTATTTTTGAGAATATAAACTCAATTTCAGCGATATACACTACAATAGATACTCATAGATATGATGCTATATTTCACCCTTGTTTATGGAAAGATAAAGAAGGTAATGATGTTAAGCCTTTTACAGAAATTACAATAGAAAAAATAGAAAATAAAGAAGTAATACCTGTCTTTGAAGATATTCAAATTGATTATGTAAGAACTTTAAAATCACAAGGCAGTCAAAACCTAATTGTTTGGCCTTATCATTGTATATATGCTACAGACGGCTGGCTTATAGAAAAACAATTATCTAATATGCTGCTTTTTTATGAGAGAGCAAAAAATACTACAGTTAATAGAATAGTTAAAGGCACAGATAAGTTTAGCGAAATGTACGGAGCTATAAAACAAGAAGTTGTAAGTAAGTATACTTCTAATAACTCTCATACTTGGATTTATACAATGAAAGATTATGATAAAATATATATATGCGGAGAGGCAAAAGATTATTGTGTTTATGAAACTGTTAAGCAATTATGCGAAGAGTATGACAGCAGTGTTAGAAGCAAGCTTTATGTGATGATGAATTGCTGCAGTTCTATAGGCGATGAAATAAAATGCAATTTGAAATATAAAGAGTTGTCGAAGAAATACGGCATAAACTTGATAGAGATATAA
- the ruvX gene encoding Holliday junction resolvase RuvX produces the protein MILAVDFGRKKTGTAFMDMNIKIPFPCKLIEESNARKVKRALMDIIEEKKIDTVVFGLPLSDEGKESEWCAEIRRFSEFLLKSVKVNIVFVDEYGTSKEADFILRGKKKSVKKKANDLIAAVLILENYLNILNKNN, from the coding sequence ATGATATTAGCTGTAGATTTCGGACGCAAAAAAACAGGAACCGCTTTTATGGATATGAACATAAAGATTCCTTTTCCATGCAAACTAATAGAAGAAAGCAATGCAAGAAAAGTAAAACGTGCTTTGATGGACATAATAGAAGAGAAAAAAATTGATACTGTTGTTTTTGGACTTCCTTTATCTGATGAAGGAAAAGAAAGCGAGTGGTGTGCCGAAATAAGAAGATTTTCTGAGTTTCTTTTAAAAAGCGTAAAAGTAAATATTGTTTTTGTAGATGAATATGGCACTTCAAAAGAGGCCGATTTTATTTTGAGAGGAAAAAAGAAAAGTGTTAAAAAAAAGGCTAATGATTTGATTGCTGCCGTTTTAATATTAGAAAACTATTTAAATATTTTAAATAAAAATAATTAA